The following proteins come from a genomic window of Finegoldia magna ATCC 29328:
- the feoB gene encoding ferrous iron transport protein B, giving the protein MSIRIALAGNPNSGKSTMFNALTGSNQYVGNWPGVTVEKKEGTLKNNKDIKITDLPGIYSLSPYTLEEVVSRNYLINEKPDVIIDVVDASNIERNLYLTTQLSEIGIPMVLAFNMMDVVKKNNDKLNTKLISEKLGIPIVEVSALKKLNLDELIEVAQKQVKSHHESIKSFSDEIENVLTEIENSVESIKNSESKRWFAVKALERDEKALQAVHITDEEKAKVEEIVSKIEEEYDDDGESIITDERYTFITSVISDSVQKGRSGLTTSDKIDRVVTNRFLALPIFALIMIAVYFIAVKVVGGPPFHDWWADTVMGTALADLVTKGLEAIGTSEWVTSLVVDGIVAGVGAVLGFLPLVATLELLLAILEDIGYMSRIAFMLDRMFRKFGLSGKSFIPILIGTGCSVPGIMATRTIENENDRKMTIIVASFMPCGAKTEIIALFAAAIFGQWWFAPLLYFAGILAVIISGLILKKTKAFSGEPAPFVMELPEYHTPTVSNVLRVTWDRTKSFIIKAGTIILVASICVWILQNISVKGEFVHFNDNSTDTILAYIGKIFAPLFAPLGFGNWTATVASFLGTVAKEMVVSVYGIVSGVGDDTGKIADLVKNNFTIASALSFLVFNQLTVPCFAAVGAIKEEMNSSKLTAFAIIYQIVFAYLISFMVFQFLNVLVVKQPFTIMTGIALAVFVVMLYLIFRKDKYKHIESKRAVQ; this is encoded by the coding sequence ATGTCAATTAGAATTGCTTTAGCAGGTAACCCTAATAGTGGTAAATCTACTATGTTTAACGCATTGACAGGATCCAATCAATATGTTGGTAACTGGCCAGGAGTTACTGTAGAAAAAAAAGAGGGAACCTTAAAAAATAACAAAGATATTAAAATTACCGACTTACCGGGAATTTACTCGCTTTCTCCATATACTTTGGAAGAAGTTGTTAGTAGAAATTACTTAATAAACGAAAAACCAGATGTAATTATTGATGTTGTGGATGCTTCAAATATTGAAAGAAACTTGTATCTTACAACACAATTATCTGAAATTGGAATTCCAATGGTTTTGGCATTTAATATGATGGATGTCGTTAAGAAAAATAACGATAAATTAAACACAAAACTAATATCTGAAAAATTGGGAATTCCAATAGTTGAAGTATCAGCACTTAAAAAATTAAACTTGGATGAATTAATTGAAGTTGCACAAAAACAAGTGAAATCTCATCATGAATCGATAAAATCATTTAGTGATGAAATTGAAAATGTGCTTACTGAAATAGAAAATAGTGTAGAATCCATTAAAAATTCTGAATCAAAAAGATGGTTTGCTGTAAAAGCCTTGGAAAGAGACGAAAAAGCATTGCAAGCTGTTCATATCACTGATGAAGAAAAAGCAAAAGTTGAAGAAATTGTTTCAAAAATTGAAGAAGAATACGATGATGATGGTGAATCCATAATTACAGATGAAAGATATACATTCATTACTTCAGTAATTTCAGATTCTGTACAAAAAGGAAGATCGGGATTAACAACTAGTGATAAAATCGACAGGGTGGTTACTAACAGATTTTTGGCATTACCAATTTTTGCATTGATAATGATAGCCGTTTACTTTATTGCGGTAAAAGTTGTTGGTGGTCCTCCATTCCACGATTGGTGGGCAGATACTGTGATGGGAACTGCATTAGCTGATTTAGTTACAAAAGGATTAGAAGCAATCGGAACTAGCGAATGGGTAACAAGCCTTGTTGTAGATGGTATTGTTGCCGGCGTTGGTGCAGTATTGGGATTCTTGCCTTTGGTTGCAACGTTGGAATTATTGTTAGCTATTTTAGAAGATATAGGATACATGTCAAGAATTGCATTTATGTTGGATAGAATGTTTAGAAAGTTTGGTTTATCTGGTAAATCATTTATTCCAATCTTAATTGGTACTGGTTGTTCAGTTCCAGGAATTATGGCAACAAGAACTATTGAAAATGAAAACGACAGAAAAATGACTATCATCGTTGCATCATTCATGCCTTGCGGTGCAAAAACAGAAATCATAGCATTATTTGCAGCAGCGATTTTCGGTCAATGGTGGTTTGCTCCATTATTGTATTTTGCAGGAATTTTGGCAGTAATAATCAGTGGCCTTATTTTGAAAAAGACAAAAGCTTTTTCAGGAGAACCAGCTCCATTCGTAATGGAACTTCCTGAATATCACACACCAACTGTTTCAAATGTTTTGCGTGTAACTTGGGATAGAACTAAATCATTTATCATAAAAGCAGGTACAATAATCTTAGTTGCATCAATTTGCGTTTGGATTTTACAAAATATTTCTGTTAAGGGAGAATTTGTTCATTTTAACGATAACAGTACTGATACTATATTGGCTTATATCGGAAAAATATTCGCGCCATTGTTTGCTCCATTAGGATTCGGAAATTGGACTGCAACTGTAGCTTCATTCTTAGGAACTGTTGCTAAAGAAATGGTAGTCAGCGTTTACGGAATAGTTTCTGGTGTAGGTGATGATACAGGTAAAATAGCTGATTTGGTAAAAAACAACTTCACTATAGCATCTGCTTTGAGTTTCTTGGTATTCAACCAATTAACAGTTCCTTGTTTTGCGGCAGTTGGTGCTATAAAAGAAGAAATGAATTCTTCAAAATTGACAGCATTTGCGATTATTTATCAAATTGTTTTTGCTTATCTAATTTCATTCATGGTATTTCAATTCTTAAATGTGTTGGTAGTAAAACAACCATTTACAATAATGACAGGTATAGCACTTGCAGTATTTGTTGTAATGTTGTATTTGATTTTTAGAAAAGATAAATACAAACATATTGAATCAAAAAGAGCGGTACAATAG
- a CDS encoding FeoA family protein: protein MNLKHAEVGKYYRIVKILGKGPVKRRIMDMGITKNVEIYIRKVAPLGDPVQINLRGYELSLRKDDAENILIELINK, encoded by the coding sequence ATGAATCTTAAGCATGCCGAAGTAGGAAAATACTACAGGATTGTTAAGATTTTAGGAAAAGGTCCTGTTAAAAGAAGAATTATGGATATGGGTATTACAAAAAATGTAGAAATCTATATCAGAAAAGTAGCACCGTTAGGAGATCCAGTTCAAATCAATTTGAGAGGATACGAGTTGAGTCTTAGAAAAGATGATGCAGAAAATATTTTAATAGAATTGATAAATAAATAA
- a CDS encoding FeoA family protein produces the protein MNLALVPLNEDFEIIKIKSIKDDAQKKLLNNMGFVEGALVSVVSESHGNLIVKIKGSRVAIGKDIAMRIMVNHI, from the coding sequence ATGAATTTGGCTCTAGTGCCACTGAACGAAGATTTTGAAATCATAAAAATAAAATCAATAAAAGATGATGCACAAAAAAAACTGTTGAATAATATGGGCTTTGTTGAAGGGGCGCTCGTGAGTGTTGTTTCAGAAAGCCACGGAAATTTGATAGTTAAAATCAAAGGTTCAAGAGTGGCTATAGGAAAAGATATAGCTATGAGAATTATGGTAAATCATATTTAA
- the glmS gene encoding glutamine--fructose-6-phosphate transaminase (isomerizing) has protein sequence MCGIVCYNGEKSAVEIILNGLKSLEYRGYDSSGISVVTDKIETVKRKGKLQNLIDSIDEIDNNASIGIGHIRWATHGEPNEINAHPQVSEDGKFSVVHNGIIENYKELKKEMEDNGYTFKSTTDTEVVVALISHYYKDNLLEAVKSTINRLKGAYALGIVSEYEKDKLIAVRKESPLIMGKCDDGIILASDIPSVLKYTRDIVYLENGDVVEIDKKNYTIYDKDFAKVDREVKTVDMTIDQASKGGYDHFMLKEIHEQPEVVKKTLEVNLNNNVIDFAENSLTEEELSKINKIYIVACGTAFHAGEVGKVAIEKLAKIPVITDIASEFRYNDPFIDENTLVILISQSGETADTLAALRESKNKGAKILAVTNVVGSSIAREADKVIYTLAGPEIAVASTKAYISQLVTMIMLALDFAKKLGRIEDSEYSKYIEELKTMPKKIDETLKSEPITEKIAEAIKDDKSMFFIGRGLDFLSVKEGALKLKEISYIHTEAFPAGELKHGSIALIEQNTPALSVITQSKLAEKTISNVQEVVTRGAKVFTITVEGNDNMKDFSEEIIFIPKTLELLYPILSVVPEQLLGYHTSLKKGLDVDKPRNLAKSVTVE, from the coding sequence ATGTGCGGAATAGTATGTTATAACGGCGAAAAATCAGCCGTAGAAATCATATTAAACGGATTAAAATCTCTGGAATACAGAGGATATGATTCAAGCGGTATTTCTGTCGTAACAGACAAAATCGAAACAGTAAAAAGAAAAGGAAAATTACAAAATTTAATAGATTCTATCGATGAAATTGATAACAATGCAAGTATTGGAATTGGTCACATCAGATGGGCAACTCACGGCGAACCTAATGAAATAAATGCCCACCCTCAAGTAAGTGAAGATGGCAAATTCTCAGTTGTACACAACGGTATTATCGAAAATTACAAAGAATTAAAAAAAGAAATGGAAGATAATGGCTACACTTTTAAATCAACTACTGACACAGAAGTTGTGGTTGCTTTGATTAGCCACTATTACAAAGATAATTTGTTGGAAGCAGTAAAATCTACAATCAATAGATTAAAAGGAGCTTATGCGTTAGGAATTGTTTCAGAATATGAAAAAGACAAACTAATTGCAGTGAGAAAAGAATCTCCATTGATTATGGGTAAATGTGATGATGGAATAATCTTAGCGAGTGATATTCCTTCTGTTTTAAAGTATACAAGAGACATTGTGTATTTGGAAAATGGAGATGTCGTAGAGATAGATAAGAAAAATTACACAATATACGACAAAGACTTCGCAAAAGTTGATCGTGAAGTTAAAACTGTTGACATGACAATTGATCAAGCTAGTAAAGGCGGATACGATCATTTTATGTTAAAAGAAATTCACGAACAGCCAGAAGTTGTGAAAAAGACTTTGGAAGTTAATCTAAATAATAATGTAATAGATTTTGCAGAAAACTCACTAACTGAAGAAGAATTATCGAAAATCAACAAAATTTATATCGTTGCATGTGGTACAGCATTCCATGCAGGTGAAGTCGGTAAAGTTGCAATCGAAAAATTGGCAAAAATTCCTGTAATTACTGATATCGCATCTGAATTTAGATACAATGATCCATTTATCGATGAAAATACTCTAGTGATTTTGATTTCTCAATCAGGAGAAACTGCTGATACATTAGCAGCTCTTAGAGAGTCCAAAAATAAAGGCGCAAAAATCTTAGCAGTTACAAACGTAGTTGGTTCATCAATCGCAAGAGAAGCTGACAAAGTCATCTACACTTTGGCAGGCCCAGAAATCGCAGTAGCCAGCACTAAAGCATACATTTCACAATTAGTTACAATGATTATGTTGGCTTTGGATTTCGCAAAGAAATTAGGCAGAATTGAAGATTCTGAATATTCAAAATACATCGAAGAATTAAAAACAATGCCTAAAAAAATTGATGAAACATTAAAATCAGAACCTATAACTGAAAAAATCGCTGAAGCAATCAAAGATGATAAATCAATGTTTTTCATTGGACGTGGCTTGGACTTTTTGAGTGTAAAAGAAGGAGCTTTGAAATTAAAGGAAATTTCCTACATTCACACTGAAGCCTTCCCTGCAGGAGAATTAAAACACGGTTCCATCGCTTTGATCGAACAAAACACTCCAGCATTATCAGTTATTACGCAATCAAAATTAGCTGAAAAGACAATATCAAATGTTCAAGAAGTTGTGACAAGAGGAGCTAAGGTATTTACAATCACAGTTGAAGGAAATGACAATATGAAAGATTTCTCAGAAGAAATCATCTTCATTCCTAAAACTTTAGAATTATTGTATCCTATACTTTCAGTAGTTCCCGAACAATTATTGGGATATCACACTTCTTTGAAAAAAGGATTAGATGTCGATAAACCACGTAACTTAGCGAAATCAGTTACAGTTGAATAA
- the tsaD gene encoding tRNA (adenosine(37)-N6)-threonylcarbamoyltransferase complex transferase subunit TsaD, with product MDDIKQNIITLAIETSCDETSVAIVKNGREVLSNVISSQIDVHKRYGGVVPEVASRLHLEAMNSILQQSLDEAGLSLKDIDVICVTKGPGLIGALLVGISCAKSLSYCLKKPLVGVNHMQGHICANYISHKELEPPFISLVVSGGHTYLIDVVDYQDYEIIGSTRDDACGESYDKVARALGLEYPGGPVIDKLAKQGNPTAIDFPRVMLEKDSYDFSFSGLKTAVLNYLNNKNQKNEEIIKEDVAASFQEAVIDVLVEKSFRLLEEKNQKTFVLSGGVAANSRLKERVLEKAEEKGIQVYFPDKILCTDNAAMIATAGYYDYINGKQDGLDLKVYPNLEL from the coding sequence ATGGATGATATTAAACAAAATATAATTACGCTTGCAATTGAAACGTCTTGTGATGAAACAAGTGTTGCAATTGTAAAAAATGGAAGAGAAGTGTTGAGTAATGTGATTTCTTCTCAAATAGATGTACACAAAAGATATGGTGGTGTGGTTCCAGAAGTTGCGAGCCGTCTTCACTTGGAAGCAATGAATTCTATCTTGCAACAATCTTTGGACGAAGCAGGTTTATCATTGAAAGATATTGATGTAATTTGCGTTACAAAAGGTCCCGGACTTATTGGAGCACTATTAGTTGGGATTTCTTGTGCAAAATCATTGAGCTATTGTTTGAAGAAGCCTCTTGTAGGGGTAAATCACATGCAAGGCCACATTTGCGCTAACTACATTAGCCACAAAGAATTAGAACCGCCATTTATTTCGTTAGTTGTATCTGGTGGCCACACTTATTTAATAGATGTTGTGGATTATCAAGATTACGAAATAATTGGGTCTACAAGAGATGACGCTTGTGGAGAAAGCTATGACAAGGTTGCACGTGCGTTGGGATTGGAATATCCAGGAGGACCTGTTATTGACAAGCTTGCAAAACAAGGAAATCCAACAGCGATTGATTTTCCAAGAGTAATGCTTGAAAAAGACAGTTACGATTTTAGTTTTAGTGGATTAAAAACAGCTGTGTTAAATTATTTGAACAATAAAAATCAAAAAAACGAAGAGATAATAAAAGAAGATGTTGCAGCATCTTTCCAAGAAGCTGTAATAGATGTTTTGGTTGAGAAATCTTTTAGATTATTAGAAGAAAAAAACCAAAAAACTTTCGTTCTAAGTGGCGGAGTTGCAGCAAATTCTAGATTAAAAGAAAGAGTATTGGAAAAAGCAGAAGAAAAGGGAATACAAGTCTATTTTCCGGACAAAATCTTGTGCACAGATAACGCTGCAATGATTGCAACTGCTGGATACTATGATTATATCAACGGAAAACAAGATGGACTTGATTTGAAAGTTTATCCTAATTTAGAACTATAA
- the tsaB gene encoding tRNA (adenosine(37)-N6)-threonylcarbamoyltransferase complex dimerization subunit type 1 TsaB yields the protein MKILAIDTSTMISSCSLMEDGLIVGDYNINQKKTHSETLVLMIEQMLEKLDTEIEDVDVFAVCKGPGSFTGLRIGMTTAKTFAQVFDKKIVGISTLEALANMISTDKIIIPILDARGGRVYYSMFTNDSKLERLMDDDLIYFEDLIEKLDDDKEYIFVGDGVYSFVDEINSKDNFYLANSSLNNCITRSICDLANKIEKFDSYYTLSPDYVRKSQAQRDYERRHNNDN from the coding sequence ATGAAAATTTTAGCAATTGATACTTCGACTATGATTAGCTCTTGTTCTTTGATGGAAGATGGGTTGATTGTTGGAGATTATAATATAAATCAAAAGAAAACTCACAGCGAAACTTTGGTCTTGATGATTGAGCAAATGCTTGAAAAATTAGATACAGAAATTGAAGATGTGGACGTGTTCGCAGTATGCAAAGGACCGGGATCTTTTACTGGCCTTAGGATTGGAATGACTACTGCGAAGACTTTTGCACAAGTTTTCGACAAGAAAATCGTCGGCATATCCACATTGGAAGCTTTGGCAAATATGATAAGCACTGACAAAATCATCATTCCTATTTTAGATGCTAGAGGTGGAAGAGTTTATTACTCAATGTTCACTAACGATTCAAAATTAGAACGATTGATGGATGATGATTTGATTTATTTTGAAGATTTGATAGAAAAATTAGACGATGATAAGGAATATATTTTCGTTGGAGATGGAGTGTATTCATTTGTAGATGAAATCAATTCAAAGGATAACTTCTACCTTGCAAATTCTTCGTTGAATAATTGCATTACAAGATCGATTTGCGATTTGGCAAATAAAATTGAAAAATTTGATAGCTACTACACTCTCAGCCCAGACTACGTTAGAAAATCTCAAGCACAACGAGATTATGAAAGAAGACACAATAATGATAATTAG
- the tsaE gene encoding tRNA (adenosine(37)-N6)-threonylcarbamoyltransferase complex ATPase subunit type 1 TsaE → MEYILNDLKDTEKFGQIFARTLKKQDVISLIGDLGAGKTTLTKSIAKSFGIEENVTSPTFSLVNTYYGNIQLNHIDLYRLEDEMEIESLDIDELLYPEGITIIEWASQAQSYMPRNLIEIYIEKTGDVSRKIRIDGNNKREKEIIEELNENFSN, encoded by the coding sequence ATGGAATATATTTTAAATGATTTAAAAGATACTGAAAAATTTGGACAAATTTTTGCAAGAACTTTGAAAAAACAAGATGTTATATCTTTGATTGGAGATTTGGGAGCTGGAAAAACTACTCTTACTAAATCTATTGCGAAGAGTTTTGGAATTGAAGAAAATGTAACAAGTCCGACTTTTTCGCTGGTAAATACATACTATGGGAACATTCAATTAAATCATATTGATTTGTATAGATTAGAAGATGAGATGGAGATAGAATCCTTGGATATCGATGAGCTGTTGTATCCTGAAGGAATTACTATAATTGAATGGGCAAGTCAGGCACAGTCTTATATGCCTAGAAACCTAATTGAAATTTACATTGAAAAAACTGGTGATGTTTCCAGAAAAATTAGAATTGATGGCAACAATAAAAGAGAAAAAGAAATTATAGAGGAATTAAATGAAAATTTTAGCAATTGA
- a CDS encoding ECF transporter S component codes for METTRKKSSTQTMVRISILGAISALLMIFKFPLPFAPPFMTVDIGDLGVLISGFALGPVAGVLTSAVKILLNFIINGTTTGGVGELSNFILSSVFVVVASSIYNKGKSRKSAITGLVFGVLAYTIVACISNYFVIFPLYGINLVDFTKEFAKVNSLAGTPLMFVLFSIVPFNIVKGIIVSAVTIALYKPISRFLKK; via the coding sequence ATGGAAACCACAAGAAAAAAATCTAGTACTCAAACTATGGTAAGAATTAGTATTTTAGGGGCAATAAGTGCATTACTTATGATTTTCAAATTCCCACTACCATTTGCACCACCATTTATGACAGTGGATATTGGAGATTTGGGAGTATTAATTTCAGGATTTGCACTAGGACCTGTAGCAGGTGTGTTGACTTCTGCAGTTAAGATTTTGTTGAACTTTATCATCAACGGAACAACAACTGGTGGAGTTGGAGAATTATCTAACTTCATATTATCATCAGTGTTTGTAGTTGTAGCTAGCTCAATTTACAATAAAGGTAAAAGCAGAAAATCAGCTATCACAGGATTGGTTTTCGGAGTCTTGGCTTACACAATAGTTGCTTGCATTTCTAACTATTTTGTAATTTTCCCATTATACGGAATTAATTTGGTTGATTTTACAAAAGAGTTCGCAAAAGTAAATTCATTGGCAGGCACTCCATTAATGTTTGTGCTTTTCAGTATTGTGCCATTTAACATTGTAAAAGGTATTATTGTATCTGCAGTTACTATTGCACTTTACAAGCCAATTTCAAGATTTTTGAAAAAATAA